Proteins encoded together in one Deinococcus irradiatisoli window:
- a CDS encoding inositol monophosphatase family protein: protein MTTPADLTAYLDTAVAAALAAGAIQLSRAELVHEVRSKTNFSDLVTEVDALCEAEIRRILLAAYPQHAVLGEEEGQEGAGDFLWVVDPLDGTVNYAHRYPVYCASVGLEVRGVRVVGAVYDPTRRELFTAVRGGGAFLNGARIRPSQTSNLQAPALISTGFPYTVAEDRRNLAHLEKLLALGVPVRRPGAAALDLCNVACGRMDGYWELGLKRWDAAAASLIVEEAGGVVSDLSGASTPYGEGIVAANPALHRELLAVLGA, encoded by the coding sequence ATGACCACGCCCGCCGACCTGACCGCTTACCTGGACACGGCCGTAGCCGCCGCCCTGGCCGCCGGGGCCATTCAGCTCTCCCGCGCTGAACTCGTTCACGAGGTGCGGTCCAAAACGAACTTCAGCGATCTGGTCACCGAGGTGGACGCGCTGTGCGAGGCGGAGATCCGGCGCATCCTCCTGGCGGCGTATCCGCAGCACGCCGTACTCGGCGAGGAAGAAGGCCAGGAAGGCGCGGGCGACTTTCTGTGGGTGGTCGACCCGCTCGACGGCACCGTGAACTACGCGCACCGCTATCCGGTGTACTGCGCCTCGGTGGGCCTGGAAGTGCGCGGGGTGCGGGTGGTGGGCGCGGTGTACGACCCGACCCGGCGCGAACTGTTCACCGCCGTGCGCGGCGGCGGCGCTTTTCTCAACGGCGCCCGCATCCGCCCTTCGCAGACCTCCAATCTGCAGGCCCCAGCGCTTATCTCCACCGGCTTTCCCTACACGGTGGCCGAGGACCGGCGCAACCTGGCTCACCTGGAAAAGCTGCTGGCGCTGGGCGTACCGGTGCGGCGGCCCGGCGCGGCAGCGCTCGATCTGTGCAACGTGGCCTGCGGACGCATGGACGGTTACTGGGAACTGGGCCTCAAACGCTGGGACGCGGCGGCGGCCAGCTTGATCGTCGAGGAAGCCGGCGGGGTGGTGAGTGACCTCAGCGGCGCTTCCACCCCCTACGGCGAGGGCATCGTGGCGGCCAACCCGGCCCTGCACCGCGAACTGCTGGCGGTGCTCGGCGCGTGA
- a CDS encoding YIP1 family protein, translating into MSSPSSPGPINPWQRMWTAPAATLLNMVQFGQGDAWARPLLLGAGLLSSLAPQVRAALAQMLPQNANVLGVALVSGLVLGGLQAFIWPALLQLACRWLGGQGTPRATRLAAAWSSLPVLLSYVLAPLGGSGDVADAGAALYGVVSLLLSAWTLALLVRSLGAAQRLTPFKAGLSVLLGGVLLFVALLAAGFLAALVLVALGISPQLP; encoded by the coding sequence ATGTCTTCTCCTTCTTCTCCCGGCCCCATCAATCCCTGGCAGCGCATGTGGACGGCGCCGGCCGCCACGCTGCTCAATATGGTGCAGTTCGGACAGGGCGACGCCTGGGCGCGGCCCCTGCTCCTGGGCGCGGGCCTGCTCTCGTCGCTGGCGCCGCAGGTCCGCGCGGCGCTGGCCCAGATGCTGCCCCAGAACGCCAACGTGCTGGGCGTGGCGCTCGTCAGCGGGTTGGTGCTGGGCGGGCTGCAGGCCTTCATCTGGCCGGCCCTGTTGCAGCTGGCCTGCCGCTGGCTGGGTGGGCAGGGTACGCCGCGGGCCACCCGGCTGGCGGCGGCCTGGAGCAGCCTGCCGGTGCTGCTCTCGTACGTGCTGGCCCCGCTGGGCGGCAGCGGAGACGTGGCCGACGCCGGCGCGGCCCTCTACGGCGTGGTCAGCTTACTGCTGAGCGCCTGGACCCTGGCGCTGCTGGTGCGCTCGCTGGGCGCGGCGCAGCGCCTGACGCCCTTCAAGGCCGGGCTGAGCGTGCTGCTGGGCGGCGTGCTGCTCTTCGTGGCCCTGCTGGCGGCGGGCTTTCTGGCCGCGCTGGTGCTGGTGGCGCTGGGGATCAGCCCACAACTGCCCTGA
- a CDS encoding GNAT family N-acetyltransferase, whose protein sequence is MRPAPAEVWFDAPPLSGTFVRLEALTPAHAPDLARHATDATVAFLSRGGPAANTVSEWAEYIERLNAIPNRVNFAVWLGGEVAGRISYSEARPSDLWVEIGTMLTPPFQGTAANPEAKLLLLARAFEVLGAGRVQFKVDSRNARSLRALEKLGAVREGTLRQYQVRPDGYARDSVVFSVLSSEWPAVREALIRRLDTFRAQPLS, encoded by the coding sequence ATGCGCCCTGCTCCCGCCGAGGTCTGGTTCGACGCCCCCCCACTGAGCGGCACCTTCGTGCGGCTCGAAGCCCTCACCCCGGCCCACGCGCCGGATCTGGCCCGCCACGCCACCGACGCGACGGTGGCCTTTCTCTCGCGCGGCGGTCCGGCCGCCAACACCGTTTCCGAGTGGGCCGAGTACATCGAGCGCCTCAACGCCATTCCGAACCGGGTGAATTTCGCGGTGTGGCTCGGCGGCGAGGTGGCCGGGCGCATCAGCTACTCCGAAGCGCGGCCCAGCGATCTGTGGGTGGAGATCGGCACCATGCTGACCCCGCCGTTTCAGGGCACGGCGGCCAATCCGGAAGCCAAGCTGCTGCTGCTGGCGCGGGCCTTCGAGGTGCTGGGCGCGGGCCGGGTGCAGTTCAAGGTCGACAGCCGCAACGCCCGCAGCCTGCGGGCCCTGGAAAAGCTGGGCGCGGTGCGCGAGGGCACCCTACGGCAGTACCAGGTGCGGCCCGACGGCTACGCCCGCGACAGCGTGGTGTTCAGCGTGCTCAGCAGCGAGTGGCCGGCAGTGCGGGAAGCGCTCATCAGACGTTTAGATACCTTCCGGGCGCAGCCGCTAAGCTGA